From the genome of Streptomyces sp. NBC_01260, one region includes:
- a CDS encoding non-ribosomal peptide synthetase, with translation MTGFQLEDVLPLTPLQAGMHFHALYDSHAVDVYTAQFVFELEGPVAVPALRAAIGSLLRRHANLRVGFLHEDLDEAVQAVAAEVAVPLEELDLTAAQSTGTTEERLTDFLAADRTRRFDLTTPPLMRFTLLRTAPERHRLVLTSHHILFDGWSMPLLVRELFELYASQGDDSALPRVTPYRTYLLWLAQQDRTAALEAWSTALAGIEAPTLLAGPGKTGAPASAELPESLLLDLDTATTHRLRETARAHRLTLNTLVQGAWGLVLGHLTGRLDVVFGATVSGRPPEIPGIESMVGLFINTVPVRLRPAPGESLAALLTRLQDEQGRLLGSQHLGLTEIQGLTGLDELFDTLTVFENYPMDDEALRTAQQGLPGLAVTGFSGTDAAHYPLTLTIAPGDALRITFGYRAAVLDREEVARTVARMRHLLTAMAQGLDRPADAVPLLLDSEREMLLAQGTGSELRCETRELSIPDTLAVRAARHPDVVAVSGAGEQLTYRQLRDLSDGLAGALTGLGTGFEDTVGILVARSTATVTSSLGVLRAGAVYVPLDPRWPTERLNRVAEVAALRVLIVDVSTRTHPWVRQLDPAVTVLTVDAAGTVRQGGPDTPGALPAVTGGTRLAYMMFTSGSTGLPKGVGVTHADVTALGADRNWSDGAADAVLMHSAYVFDASTFEIWAPLLNGGRVVVAPEDTLQPAVLRDLIARHGVTAAFLTTALFNVWAETDTDSLGLLRLVATGGEAAAPGVLQRIATAHPDLVVLHVYGPTETTTFATAHHVRPDAAPGGAAPIGRPLDGMRAYVLDAAMRPVPPGAEGELYVAGAGVARGYLGRPGLTATRFVADPFAGTGARMYRTGDLVRWGIDGTLHYMARADQQIKLRGHRIEPAEIETVLRADPSVSTACVLVREDLPGDRNLIAYVVPAPGHTPEPGPLAAYVALHLPAYMVPAVIQPVDALPLTPNGKLDRAALPAPAAPPGTTGRTPRGGLEEILAGLFADVLGIPRVGVDDSFFALGGHSLLATRLVGRVRTALDTETEIRTLFENPTVAGLAAALEKDSRPARPALVPQERPATLPLSYAQQRLWFLHRLEGPSATYNIPFAVRIDGPLDTDALHRALSDVVRRHAALRTVFPEHDHGPYQHITAPDDVHLPLAPEAIDEDKTADRIRAAVAEPIDIEHRLPLRATLLRLADDAHILVLVIHHIAADGSSLAPLAHDLRAAYHARVRAEDPALTALAVDYADHTLWQRRLLGDEHDPESVISHQLAYWKDALNGLPEVVELPWDRPRPAVPRHTGATYDFAVDRTTSQQLTDLARTSGCSVFMVLQAALSTVLSRHGAGDDIPLGTAVAGRTDEAASDLVGFFVNTLVLRTDLTGDPTFRELLSRVREFDLSAYAHQDVPFERLVELLNPTRSQSHHPLFQTMLILQNHTPAAAVDLSGLTVSSVPIEARVSKFDLSFTFTETYDDNGTPSGMLATADYATELFDATTVHALADRLVLLLDAVSADPDRPLHTYDVLTPAERTRLTTWGTGPVEELPESTLPELFEQWVRRTPKAPAVRDADTTLTYDELDARAAALADHLTAQGIGPEDRVAVALPRTHRLVVALLAVLKTGAAYVPLDPDYPAQRLSYMLEDATPRLLLTTPAIHRRLPTSPVPHHYADQPGDSSISVAHPAVRTGPAPSPDPAHPAYVIYTSGSTGRPKGVVVTHRGVGAMARTQSERLRVTPDSRVLHMASVSFDAAFWELCMGLLSGACLEIDEREALLPGLTLAALVRERGVTHLTLPPAALAVMPPGSLPAGTTMVLAGEACPPALVHAWARDRFLVNAYGPTETTVCATMSAFQYAAGPLAPDRTVSIGTPVNGTRVHVLDDRLEAVPPGVVGELYVSGDGVARGYHGRPALTASRFLADPFDREGGRMYRTGDLVRWTTDGELVYVSRVDDQVKLRGFRIELGEIEAALTALPGVAAACAAVREDRPGDRRLVVYTVPTAGAPGPDEAEVRAHLAATLPDHMIPAAHVSLGALPVTPNGKTDRRALPAPHHAAPAGGRKPGTARERALCEVFAETLGVPEVGVTDDFFTLGGHSLLAVTLARRIGERCGRRPSLRALFAAPTVEGIDRLLGREAGEERQKEPARPDLAAEVRLASDISRTGHEATAPARRPLRPSARPLLTGASGFLGAFLLRDLIETTGGPVDCLIRAEDDHSAAHRLRANLEHYGLWRPRYAELIRPLPGDLAAPGLGLSPGDRTALVRRLGPVLHNGARVNFAAAYGDLRAPNVAGTEELLRLLADSASPGMHYISTTGVYAPAPGLRPVTITESTPTGPSPALPDGYAQSKWVAEQLIGLARERGLPVTVHRPGRISGDTATGACQDHDLLWQLVKGCLQASAVPDLPHGSTDWVPVDYVSAAVVALSLSGRTGAETYHLTNPDAPGLDRVFEAAARLGHELRTVPTAQWQARVAAQPDNAAQLFLGDETRTRPETTDRRRFDSRRTAAAAAAVGVRQPPLTDEILIRYLTYFHTSGFLPAPGVSATS, from the coding sequence CGAATCGCTCCTCCTCGACCTGGACACCGCCACGACACACCGGCTTCGCGAGACGGCCCGCGCCCACCGGCTCACTCTCAACACCCTGGTCCAGGGTGCATGGGGCCTTGTCCTCGGGCACCTCACCGGACGCCTCGACGTCGTGTTCGGCGCCACCGTGTCCGGTCGCCCGCCGGAGATTCCCGGCATCGAGTCGATGGTCGGCCTGTTCATCAACACCGTGCCGGTACGGCTGCGCCCGGCACCCGGCGAATCCCTGGCCGCACTTCTGACCCGGCTTCAGGACGAACAGGGACGTCTCCTCGGCAGCCAGCACCTGGGCCTGACCGAGATTCAGGGTCTCACTGGCCTCGACGAACTCTTCGACACCCTGACCGTGTTCGAGAACTACCCGATGGACGACGAGGCCCTGCGCACCGCGCAACAGGGACTGCCCGGTCTGGCCGTCACCGGATTCAGCGGAACGGACGCGGCCCACTACCCCCTCACCCTCACCATCGCGCCGGGTGACGCTCTGAGGATCACCTTCGGATACCGGGCCGCCGTCCTGGACCGCGAAGAGGTGGCCCGCACAGTCGCCCGTATGCGACACCTGCTGACGGCGATGGCACAGGGACTCGACCGCCCCGCCGACGCCGTTCCCCTCCTCCTGGACAGCGAGCGCGAGATGCTGCTCGCCCAGGGAACCGGCTCCGAACTCCGCTGCGAAACACGGGAACTGAGTATCCCGGACACCCTGGCCGTACGCGCCGCCCGGCACCCGGACGTCGTGGCCGTGTCCGGGGCGGGCGAGCAACTGACCTATCGGCAGCTCCGCGATCTCTCGGACGGTCTGGCCGGCGCCCTGACCGGGCTCGGGACCGGATTCGAGGACACCGTCGGCATCCTCGTGGCCCGCTCGACCGCCACGGTCACCTCCTCCCTGGGAGTCCTGCGCGCAGGTGCCGTCTATGTGCCGCTCGACCCGCGCTGGCCCACCGAACGGCTCAACCGTGTGGCCGAGGTGGCCGCCCTGCGCGTCCTGATCGTCGACGTGAGCACTCGCACACACCCCTGGGTACGTCAACTGGACCCGGCCGTAACCGTGCTGACCGTAGACGCCGCAGGCACCGTCCGGCAGGGAGGCCCGGACACCCCGGGTGCCCTGCCGGCTGTCACGGGCGGCACCCGGCTCGCGTACATGATGTTCACCTCCGGATCCACCGGACTGCCCAAGGGGGTCGGCGTCACTCACGCCGACGTGACAGCACTCGGGGCCGACAGGAACTGGAGCGACGGCGCGGCCGACGCCGTTCTGATGCACTCGGCGTACGTCTTCGACGCCTCCACCTTCGAGATCTGGGCCCCTCTCCTCAACGGGGGCCGTGTCGTCGTGGCGCCCGAGGACACGCTCCAGCCCGCCGTGCTCCGGGACCTCATAGCCCGGCACGGCGTGACCGCGGCGTTCCTGACGACCGCCCTGTTCAACGTATGGGCCGAAACCGACACAGACTCCCTCGGCCTGCTGCGCCTGGTCGCCACCGGAGGCGAGGCCGCCGCACCCGGAGTCCTGCAACGCATCGCCACCGCCCACCCGGACCTTGTCGTCCTCCACGTCTACGGGCCCACCGAGACCACCACCTTCGCCACCGCCCACCACGTGCGCCCCGATGCCGCCCCCGGCGGCGCGGCCCCGATCGGCCGACCGCTCGACGGCATGCGCGCCTACGTCCTGGACGCGGCGATGCGCCCCGTGCCGCCGGGCGCCGAAGGGGAGTTGTACGTCGCGGGCGCCGGCGTCGCCCGCGGATACCTGGGGCGGCCCGGCCTCACCGCCACCCGGTTCGTCGCCGATCCGTTCGCCGGCACCGGCGCACGCATGTACCGCACCGGCGACCTGGTGCGCTGGGGCATCGACGGCACGCTGCACTACATGGCCCGGGCGGACCAGCAGATCAAACTGCGCGGCCACCGCATCGAACCCGCCGAGATCGAGACAGTGCTCCGCGCCGACCCGTCCGTGAGCACCGCCTGCGTACTGGTCCGCGAGGACCTGCCCGGCGACCGGAACCTCATCGCCTACGTCGTCCCCGCCCCCGGACACACCCCAGAACCAGGGCCGCTCGCCGCATACGTCGCACTCCACCTGCCCGCCTACATGGTGCCGGCCGTCATCCAACCGGTCGACGCGCTGCCACTGACCCCCAACGGCAAGCTCGACCGGGCCGCCCTGCCCGCACCCGCCGCCCCGCCCGGCACAACAGGCCGGACGCCACGCGGCGGCCTTGAGGAAATCCTTGCCGGACTGTTCGCCGACGTGCTCGGCATCCCACGCGTCGGCGTCGACGACAGCTTCTTCGCCCTGGGCGGCCATTCCCTGCTCGCCACCCGGCTCGTGGGCCGCGTGCGCACCGCCCTGGACACCGAGACCGAGATCCGCACCCTCTTCGAGAACCCCACCGTCGCCGGACTCGCCGCCGCCCTGGAGAAAGACAGCCGCCCCGCCCGCCCCGCCCTCGTCCCGCAGGAGCGCCCCGCCACGCTCCCGCTGTCGTACGCCCAGCAGCGCCTGTGGTTCCTCCACCGGCTCGAAGGCCCCTCCGCCACCTACAACATTCCCTTCGCCGTACGCATCGACGGGCCGCTCGACACGGACGCCCTGCACCGGGCTCTGAGTGACGTCGTCCGCCGGCACGCAGCCCTGCGCACCGTCTTCCCCGAGCACGACCACGGGCCGTATCAGCACATCACGGCCCCGGACGATGTCCACCTCCCGCTCGCGCCGGAAGCCATCGATGAGGACAAGACCGCCGACCGGATCAGAGCCGCTGTGGCCGAGCCGATCGACATCGAGCACCGCCTCCCGCTCAGGGCCACCCTGCTGCGCCTGGCCGACGACGCCCACATCCTGGTGCTCGTGATCCATCACATCGCCGCCGACGGCTCGTCCCTGGCGCCGCTCGCACATGACCTGCGCGCCGCCTACCACGCCCGGGTCCGCGCAGAGGACCCCGCGCTGACCGCACTGGCCGTCGACTACGCCGACCACACTCTCTGGCAGCGCCGCCTGCTCGGTGACGAGCACGACCCCGAAAGCGTCATCTCACATCAACTCGCTTACTGGAAAGACGCGTTGAACGGCCTCCCGGAAGTCGTCGAACTGCCGTGGGACCGGCCCCGCCCAGCCGTGCCCCGGCACACGGGAGCCACTTACGACTTCGCCGTCGACCGCACCACCTCGCAGCAGCTCACCGACCTGGCCCGCACCAGCGGATGCAGCGTGTTCATGGTTCTCCAGGCAGCCCTGTCGACCGTACTGTCCCGGCACGGCGCCGGCGACGACATCCCGCTCGGCACGGCCGTCGCCGGGCGCACCGACGAGGCGGCCTCGGACCTCGTGGGCTTCTTCGTGAACACGCTCGTGCTGCGCACGGACCTGACAGGCGACCCGACGTTTCGCGAACTCCTCTCCCGTGTGAGGGAGTTCGACCTATCCGCCTACGCGCACCAGGACGTTCCCTTCGAGCGTCTGGTGGAACTGCTCAACCCCACGCGCTCGCAGAGCCACCATCCGCTCTTCCAGACCATGCTCATCCTTCAGAACCACACCCCTGCCGCCGCCGTCGACCTGTCCGGCCTCACGGTCAGCAGCGTGCCGATCGAGGCCCGGGTCAGCAAGTTCGACCTGTCGTTCACCTTCACCGAGACCTACGACGACAACGGCACCCCCAGCGGCATGCTGGCCACCGCCGACTACGCAACGGAACTCTTCGACGCGACAACGGTCCACGCCCTTGCCGACCGGCTGGTTCTGCTTCTCGACGCCGTCAGCGCAGACCCGGATCGCCCGCTGCACACGTACGACGTGCTCACACCCGCCGAGCGCACCCGCCTCACCACCTGGGGGACCGGGCCCGTCGAGGAACTGCCCGAGTCGACGCTCCCCGAGCTCTTCGAGCAGTGGGTACGGCGCACCCCCAAGGCCCCGGCGGTCCGCGACGCGGACACCACCCTCACCTACGACGAACTCGACGCCCGCGCAGCCGCCCTCGCCGACCACCTCACCGCACAGGGCATCGGCCCCGAAGACCGGGTGGCCGTCGCCCTGCCCCGCACGCACCGACTCGTCGTGGCCCTGCTCGCCGTCCTCAAGACGGGGGCGGCATACGTACCCCTCGACCCCGACTACCCGGCCCAGCGCCTGTCCTACATGCTCGAAGACGCCACCCCGCGTCTGCTGCTCACCACCCCCGCCATCCACCGCCGCCTCCCCACCTCCCCTGTGCCGCACCACTACGCCGACCAGCCCGGAGACAGCTCCATATCGGTGGCGCACCCCGCTGTCCGCACCGGCCCCGCTCCGTCCCCGGACCCAGCACACCCGGCGTACGTCATCTACACGTCGGGTTCCACCGGCCGCCCGAAGGGCGTCGTGGTCACCCACCGGGGCGTCGGCGCCATGGCCAGGACCCAGAGCGAACGGCTACGCGTCACCCCGGACAGCCGCGTGCTGCACATGGCGTCCGTCAGCTTCGATGCCGCGTTCTGGGAACTGTGCATGGGTCTGCTCTCCGGGGCCTGCCTGGAGATCGACGAACGCGAGGCCCTGCTGCCCGGCCTCACCCTCGCCGCTCTGGTCCGCGAGCGGGGCGTCACCCACCTCACCCTGCCACCTGCCGCACTCGCGGTGATGCCGCCCGGCTCGCTGCCCGCCGGCACCACGATGGTCCTCGCCGGCGAGGCGTGCCCGCCGGCCCTCGTCCACGCCTGGGCGCGGGACCGGTTCCTCGTCAATGCGTACGGCCCGACGGAAACCACCGTCTGCGCCACCATGAGCGCCTTTCAGTACGCGGCCGGTCCACTCGCCCCTGACCGCACGGTGTCCATCGGCACCCCCGTCAACGGCACCCGGGTCCATGTCCTGGACGACCGGCTTGAAGCCGTGCCGCCCGGCGTGGTCGGTGAGCTGTACGTGTCCGGTGACGGAGTCGCCCGCGGTTACCACGGCCGGCCCGCTCTGACCGCCTCCCGTTTCCTGGCCGATCCGTTCGACCGCGAGGGGGGCCGCATGTACCGCACCGGCGACCTGGTGCGCTGGACGACGGACGGAGAACTCGTCTACGTCTCCCGAGTCGACGATCAGGTCAAACTCCGTGGATTCCGCATCGAACTCGGAGAGATCGAAGCGGCGCTCACTGCCCTGCCCGGCGTGGCCGCAGCCTGCGCCGCCGTCCGGGAGGACCGCCCCGGCGACCGGCGCCTGGTCGTGTACACCGTGCCAACGGCCGGTGCGCCGGGACCGGACGAGGCCGAGGTGCGCGCGCACCTGGCCGCGACCCTGCCCGACCACATGATCCCCGCCGCCCACGTCAGTCTCGGGGCCCTGCCCGTCACCCCCAACGGCAAGACGGACCGGCGTGCTCTGCCCGCGCCCCACCACGCAGCACCGGCAGGAGGCCGTAAGCCCGGCACCGCGCGCGAACGCGCCCTGTGCGAGGTGTTCGCCGAGACGCTCGGTGTGCCCGAGGTAGGTGTCACGGACGACTTCTTCACCCTGGGCGGCCACTCCCTGCTGGCTGTGACCCTGGCCCGGAGGATCGGGGAACGGTGCGGGCGACGCCCCTCCCTGCGGGCCCTGTTCGCGGCGCCCACCGTCGAGGGCATCGACCGGTTGCTGGGACGCGAGGCTGGGGAAGAACGACAGAAGGAACCGGCCCGCCCGGACCTCGCCGCCGAGGTCCGGCTGGCATCGGACATCTCCAGGACGGGACATGAAGCCACGGCCCCCGCTCGCAGGCCCCTGCGCCCCTCCGCCCGCCCTCTTCTGACCGGCGCCTCCGGCTTCCTCGGTGCCTTCCTCCTGCGCGACCTCATCGAGACGACCGGCGGCCCCGTCGACTGCCTCATACGGGCCGAGGACGACCACAGCGCGGCACACCGGCTGCGGGCCAACCTGGAGCACTACGGCCTGTGGCGCCCCCGGTACGCGGAGCTGATCCGCCCCCTCCCGGGCGACCTCGCCGCCCCGGGCCTCGGGCTCTCTCCCGGGGACCGCACCGCCCTGGTCCGCCGCCTCGGCCCGGTCCTGCACAACGGCGCACGCGTGAACTTCGCAGCCGCATACGGTGATCTGCGCGCCCCCAACGTGGCCGGCACCGAGGAACTGCTGCGACTGCTCGCCGACTCGGCCTCACCCGGGATGCATTACATCTCGACCACGGGTGTGTACGCCCCGGCCCCCGGCCTCCGCCCCGTCACGATCACGGAGTCGACCCCCACCGGCCCCTCTCCCGCCCTGCCGGACGGGTACGCACAGAGCAAGTGGGTCGCTGAGCAACTCATCGGCCTGGCCCGTGAACGCGGGCTGCCGGTGACCGTCCACCGGCCCGGCCGTATCAGCGGCGACACCGCCACCGGCGCTTGTCAGGACCACGACCTGCTCTGGCAGCTCGTCAAGGGCTGCCTCCAAGCAAGCGCGGTCCCGGACCTGCCCCACGGGTCGACGGACTGGGTTCCCGTGGACTACGTCAGTGCGGCGGTCGTGGCACTCTCCCTATCCGGCCGGACCGGTGCGGAGACGTACCACCTCACCAACCCGGATGCGCCGGGGCTGGACCGCGTCTTCGAAGCGGCCGCCCGCCTCGGGCACGAGCTTCGAACCGTTCCCACGGCCCAGTGGCAGGCCCGCGTGGCGGCGCAACCCGACAACGCGGCTCAGCTGTTCCTCGGCGATGAAACACGGACCCGGCCCGAGACAACGGACCGGCGCCGCTTCGACTCCCGACGGACGGCCGCCGCCGCAGCGGCCGTGGGCGTCCGTCAGCCGCCATTGACCGACGAGATCCTGATCCGCTATCTGACGTACTTCCACACATCAGGCTTCCTGCCTGCTCCGGGGGTGTCGGCCACGTCTTAG
- a CDS encoding dihydrolipoyl dehydrogenase family protein: protein MTHAVEPVEYDVVVIGAGPVGENVADRARSAGLSTAIVESELIGGECSYWACMPSKALLRPVVARADARRVPGLSGSVQGPLDTAAVLAHRDAHASHWKDDGQVAWLESIGADIYRGVGRLTGTKAVSVTGPDGTERRLTARHAVAVCTGSRAVVPDLPGVADAFVWTSREATSAKEVPRRLVVVGGGVVGVEMATVWGALGAEVTMLVRGTGLLPRMEPFAGELVAEALTGAGADIRFGVSAASVRRQAPVGPVTVGLDSGESIEADEILFATGRAPRTDDLGLETVHLKPGSWLTVDDSCRVEGTGWLYAVGDVNHRALLTHQGKYQARIAGAAIAARAQGVPLLETDRWGAHAATADHAAVPQVVFTDPEAASVGLTLAEAERAGHRVRAVDYDLGAVAGAGLYADGYRGRARMIVDLDREILLGVTFVGPGIGELLHSATIAVAAEVPIERLWHAVPAYPTISEIWLRLLETYRG, encoded by the coding sequence ATGACACATGCTGTGGAGCCCGTCGAGTACGACGTCGTGGTCATCGGTGCAGGTCCGGTGGGTGAGAACGTGGCGGACCGGGCCCGGTCCGCCGGCCTGAGCACCGCGATCGTGGAGTCCGAGCTCATCGGCGGTGAGTGTTCGTACTGGGCCTGCATGCCGAGCAAGGCCCTGCTGCGCCCGGTCGTCGCCCGCGCCGACGCCCGCCGCGTGCCCGGCCTCAGCGGATCAGTACAGGGCCCGCTGGACACCGCGGCCGTCCTCGCACACCGGGACGCGCACGCCTCGCACTGGAAGGACGACGGACAGGTGGCCTGGCTGGAGAGCATCGGCGCGGACATCTACCGGGGCGTCGGCCGGCTGACCGGTACGAAGGCGGTCTCCGTCACGGGACCCGACGGCACGGAACGCCGGCTCACCGCCCGGCACGCCGTCGCCGTGTGCACCGGCAGCCGGGCCGTGGTACCCGATTTGCCCGGAGTCGCCGACGCCTTTGTGTGGACCAGCCGTGAGGCGACCAGCGCGAAGGAGGTGCCCCGTCGGCTCGTCGTCGTCGGCGGGGGAGTGGTCGGTGTGGAGATGGCCACCGTGTGGGGCGCCCTGGGTGCCGAGGTCACCATGCTGGTCCGCGGCACGGGGCTGCTGCCCCGGATGGAACCGTTCGCCGGTGAGCTGGTTGCGGAGGCGCTGACCGGCGCCGGAGCCGATATCCGGTTCGGCGTCTCGGCCGCCTCCGTACGGCGCCAGGCCCCGGTTGGACCGGTCACCGTCGGACTCGACAGCGGCGAGAGCATCGAGGCCGACGAGATCCTCTTCGCCACCGGCCGCGCCCCGCGCACCGACGACCTGGGACTGGAGACGGTGCACCTGAAGCCCGGGTCCTGGCTCACCGTGGACGACAGCTGCCGGGTCGAGGGCACCGGCTGGCTCTATGCCGTCGGTGACGTCAACCACCGGGCGCTCCTGACCCATCAGGGCAAGTACCAGGCCCGCATCGCCGGAGCCGCGATCGCCGCCCGTGCCCAGGGTGTCCCGCTGCTGGAGACCGACCGCTGGGGTGCCCACGCGGCCACCGCCGATCACGCCGCCGTTCCCCAGGTCGTCTTCACCGACCCGGAGGCCGCCTCGGTCGGCCTCACCCTCGCCGAGGCGGAGCGGGCCGGCCACCGGGTCCGGGCCGTCGATTACGACCTCGGAGCGGTGGCGGGGGCCGGCCTGTACGCGGACGGATACCGGGGCCGAGCCCGCATGATCGTCGACCTCGACCGGGAGATCCTGCTCGGCGTCACCTTCGTGGGCCCCGGCATCGGCGAGCTGCTGCACTCGGCGACGATCGCGGTCGCGGCCGAAGTCCCGATCGAACGGCTCTGGCACGCGGTCCCCGCCTACCCGACGATCAGTGAGATCTGGCTGCGGCTCCTGGAGACGTACCGCGGTTGA
- the trxA gene encoding thioredoxin, with translation MSTVELTKENFDQVVSENEFVLIDFWASWCGPCRQFAPVYDSASERHADLVFAKVDTEAQQELAAAFEIRSIPTLMIVRDNVAVFSQPGALPEAALEDVIGQARKLDMDEVRKSIEDEQKDQK, from the coding sequence ATGAGCACCGTAGAGCTCACCAAGGAAAACTTCGATCAGGTCGTCAGCGAGAACGAGTTCGTCCTGATCGACTTCTGGGCTTCCTGGTGCGGCCCGTGTCGGCAGTTCGCTCCGGTCTACGACTCGGCGTCCGAGCGTCACGCAGACCTGGTCTTCGCCAAGGTCGACACGGAGGCGCAGCAGGAGCTGGCCGCGGCCTTCGAGATCCGGTCGATCCCGACGCTCATGATCGTCCGCGACAACGTGGCGGTCTTCTCGCAGCCGGGCGCGCTGCCCGAGGCCGCGCTGGAGGACGTCATCGGCCAGGCCCGGAAGCTGGACATGGATGAGGTCCGCAAGTCCATCGAGGACGAGCAGAAGGACCAGAAGTAG
- a CDS encoding LacI family DNA-binding transcriptional regulator: MSQLPEQPAEGPVPTSADVARLARVSRATVSYVLNNNAAVRISDPTRRRVREAAAELGYVPHAAARSLRAGHSRMVLLPTGNFPSGQLHHRFLHELESGLRRLDYTVVQYGSLGLDADDAARAWAELRPAAVIVPGSVPLAPQGTAVLRRSGAKAVITLGPRPVAGAHALIMDQRKVGDCAVRHLLERGRRRIGVVMPEEPGLALFAEPRLAGARQAAAGTARIEPLPLRHDEESATALAARWRLLDLDAVFAYDDVYAMLLMRALQDTGITVPGETAVVGADDLMLGRLLRPRLSSVRMELDTVQPLADLVDRLVRHPGREPERHDLLSARAVHRESS; this comes from the coding sequence ATGAGTCAGTTACCCGAGCAGCCCGCCGAAGGCCCCGTCCCGACCAGCGCCGATGTGGCGCGGCTCGCCAGGGTCTCCCGGGCCACCGTGTCGTACGTACTGAACAACAACGCGGCCGTACGGATCAGTGATCCCACCCGCCGCCGGGTGCGGGAGGCGGCCGCCGAACTCGGCTACGTACCGCACGCGGCCGCCCGGAGCCTGCGCGCCGGACACTCCCGCATGGTGCTGCTGCCCACCGGGAACTTCCCCTCCGGCCAACTGCACCACCGCTTCCTGCACGAGCTGGAATCCGGACTGCGCCGCCTCGACTACACCGTGGTCCAGTACGGCTCCCTGGGACTCGACGCCGACGACGCGGCCCGCGCCTGGGCCGAGCTCCGGCCCGCCGCCGTCATCGTGCCCGGCTCCGTCCCCCTCGCCCCGCAGGGAACAGCCGTGCTCCGGCGCTCCGGCGCCAAGGCGGTGATCACGCTCGGACCGCGGCCGGTGGCGGGCGCGCACGCCCTGATCATGGACCAGCGCAAAGTCGGCGACTGTGCGGTCCGGCATCTGCTGGAGCGCGGCCGGCGCCGGATCGGCGTCGTGATGCCCGAGGAACCCGGCCTGGCGCTGTTCGCCGAACCCAGGCTCGCCGGCGCCCGGCAGGCCGCCGCCGGCACGGCCCGGATCGAACCGCTGCCGCTGCGCCACGACGAGGAATCGGCCACCGCGCTCGCCGCCCGCTGGCGCTTGCTCGACCTGGACGCCGTCTTCGCCTACGACGACGTCTACGCGATGCTCCTGATGCGGGCGCTGCAGGACACGGGCATCACGGTCCCCGGCGAAACCGCGGTGGTGGGCGCGGACGATCTGATGCTGGGGAGGCTGCTGAGGCCCAGGCTCAGCAGCGTACGCATGGAACTGGACACGGTGCAGCCGCTCGCCGATCTGGTCGACCGTCTGGTGCGGCACCCCGGGAGGGAACCCGAGCGGCACGACCTGCTGAGTGCGCGGGCCGTCCACCGGGAATCGAGCTGA
- a CDS encoding type II toxin-antitoxin system PemK/MazF family toxin, with amino-acid sequence MTIQHRSDINDSSADFPGRSGPGATSQADPHDVGPVRASYAPDRDGDPDPGEIVWTWVPFEENDGHGKDRPVLVVAREGAGTLLAVQLSSKQHDQDREWVALGAGPWDSSGRPSWVDLDRVLRVHEDGMRREACALDRDRFDLVAGRLRELYGWK; translated from the coding sequence ATGACCATCCAGCACCGCAGCGACATCAATGACAGCTCGGCCGACTTCCCCGGCCGCAGCGGTCCCGGCGCCACTTCCCAGGCCGACCCGCACGACGTGGGCCCGGTCCGCGCCTCCTACGCCCCCGACCGGGACGGCGACCCCGACCCCGGCGAAATCGTCTGGACGTGGGTGCCGTTCGAGGAGAACGACGGGCATGGCAAGGACCGCCCGGTCCTCGTCGTGGCACGTGAGGGGGCGGGCACACTGCTCGCCGTACAGCTCTCCAGCAAGCAGCACGACCAGGACCGCGAGTGGGTGGCGCTGGGCGCCGGCCCCTGGGACAGCTCGGGGCGCCCGTCCTGGGTCGATCTGGACCGGGTGCTGCGGGTGCACGAGGACGGGATGCGTCGTGAGGCGTGTGCCCTGGACCGGGACAGGTTCGACCTGGTCGCCGGGCGGCTGCGGGAGCTCTACGGCTGGAAGTGA